One genomic window of Amphiura filiformis chromosome 3, Afil_fr2py, whole genome shotgun sequence includes the following:
- the LOC140148543 gene encoding host cell factor 1-like, with amino-acid sequence MAAPILKWKRVTNTTGPCPRPRHGHRAVAIKDLMVVFGGGNEGIVDELHVYNTATNQWFVPAVRGDIPPGCAAYGFVCDGTRLFIFGGMVEYGKYSNELYELQASRWEWKRLKPKAPRNGPNPCPRLGHTFTMVGSKAYLFGGLANDSDDPKNNIPRYLNDLYTLELRSGYQNMQWDIPSTNGLPPPARESHTCISYKTRDNRHPRLIIYGGMSGCRLGDLYQLNIDTMSWIKPDINGLSPLPRSLHSATIIGHRMFVFGGWVPLVMDDVKTATHEKEWKCTNTLASLNLETMTWEPLAMEVFEDAVPRARAGHCAVAIHSRLYCWSGRDGYRKAWNNQVCCKDLWFLETEKPPSPSRVQLVRASTNTLEVSWGAVPTADAYLLQLQKYDMPPTPTTPTAGVSSVSPLKAAATAAGLKIQGVPTVGTSASLTFTPGGAITITKGISPLKTTPGSPGMVKLAMPSAAAAKLLAAQGVTSTGQPALSGMVALAEAAAQKMQATQGSIPTTPTKTFLSPLAGSGLSIVSRALTTTTGGVTTITLPQGVRLATTPAKQTQAMSLPSGAMLKPATTTLSALKPIITVQKPGTITSQALLGGTTKTVTLVKSAMGGKPVFTTQTAGGTVYTLNPGQVGGKPGAGTTIVKLVSTAGGVGPRGATTVVSPSTKTGQPTILGISSITQQGKTFMKTIPVSSTMAKTLTTQQVVGSPGSTSKQPTMITVTTKMVTSTTGTPTKIITASMPKPQIVITTQPGSQGTIVSGAVRGSVATAAKTGAPITIIRAVTPGSGQLGQGTTKTIQIITKGDGKQQTSANILKALQNTPGLSGATSFTITTTTNTAGVTTKLVTIPISATRPATTVAQIVANTAALNKPVVASMQGMASTSLVSSAAATPVSSTHITKPGQILTHGTIAPAAAGVTRVAQVAVTKPAAPVTTLAATTLAAATTATDGKCTDGHNCPGDEEDKTKTVCTDGHNCPGDEEDKTKTVCTDGHICPGDDEDKTKTVCTDGHNCPGDENEATTTSTQGKCTDGHNCPGDEDETTATSSGQGKCTDGHNCPGDEEETPKTTCTDGHNCPGDEEEKPKTTCTDGHNCPGDEEETPKATCTDGHNCPGDEEEKSSGEGKCTDGHNCPGDEDEVKTSQETGKCTDGHNCPGDEDEPATTSTATTGTTSTSGVCTDGHNCPGDENDPAAATTTTAGPTDTTATPSTTTATGIETAATTSTAAASEGSESTEVKKEEATTEVKKEEDATPMETEKPSGGEQATPMDTTEGAGKSDAVPNGAELAAAAAAAARLETPMDTSDVKPPTTSTGEVDNKSIAMTIASLANSGIAAKTNTVANGLGPQNVIRTAVKPKEQENKAGKVVIKKEVNQWYDVGIIKQTQTVVGFYHLPSEAAQRNEDDIDVVSVPDHSILKKQDLQPGTAYKFRVAGINACGRGPWSEISAFKTCLPGFPGAPSAIRISKSTEGAHLSWEPPTNTAGDILEYSVYLAVRSTQSAATDQKPATPAQLAFVRVYCGPNPSCVVSTTSLTTAHIDYSSKPAIIFRIAARNDKGYGPATQVRWLQDNQASSKLAAAKRAATGDSQPGAAVKKFKQEMTPPKTN; translated from the exons CCACCAATCAATGGTTTGTACCAGCAGTAAGAGGGGACATTCCACCAGGATGCGCTGCCTATGGATTTGTGTGCGATGGCACCAGACTATTCATATTCGGAGGGATGGTGGAGTATGGTAAATACTCCAATGAGCTGTATGAGCTTCAGGCGAGCAGATGGGAATGGAAGAGATTGAAACCCAAAGCGCCCAGGAATGGACCCAACCCATGTCCAAGGCTTGGCCATACTTTCACAATGGTGGGAAGCAAGGCCTATCTCTTTGGAGGCTTGGCTAATGATAGCGATGATCCCAAAAATAATATTCCGAG ATATCTTAATGATTTGTATACACTTGAGTTGCGTTCCGGATATCAGAACATGCAGTGGGACATTCCTTCGACAAATGGATTACCACCCCCAGCCAGAGAATCACACACATGTATTTCCTACAAAACCAGGGATAACAGACATCCAAGGCTCATCATATACGGAGGCATGAGCGGATGTAGGTTAGGGGACTTATACCAACTCAATATTG ACACAATGAGCTGGATCAAACCAGATATCAATGGACTGAGCCCTCTACCTCGTAGTTTACATTCAGCTACTATTATTGGTCACAG AATGTTTGTATTTGGAGGCTGGGTGCCATTAGTTATGGATGATGTGAAGACAGCTACCCATGAGAAAGAGTGGAAATGTACCAATACATTGGCCTCCCTCAATCTGG AAACCATGACATGGGAGCCATTAGCGATGGAGGTATTTGAAGATGCCGTGCCAAGAGCCAGAGCAGGTCACTGTGCTGTAGCTATCCATTCAAGACTGTACTGCTGGAGTGGTAGGGATGGATATCGCAAAGCATGGAATAATCAG GTGTGCTGCAAAGATCTGTGGTTCTTAGAGACAGAGAAGCCACCGTCACCAAGCAGGGTGCAGCTAGTCAGGGCTAGTACCAACACACTTGAGGTATCATGGGGAGCGGTACCAACAG CTGATGCATATTTGCTGCAACTTCAAAAGTATGACATGCCTCCGACACCTACTACACCAACTGCTGGGGTATCAAGTGTGTCGCCACTGAAGGCTGCTGCCACTGCTGCAG GTCTCAAGATCCAGGGTGTCCCAACAGTAGGCACTTCTGCCTCTCTCACTTTCACCCCTGGGGGCGCCATCACAATCACAAAAG GTATTTCACCCTTGAAGACAACACCTGGCTCACCGGGCATGGTCAAATTGGCAATGCCATCAGCAGCAGCTGCCAAATTACTTGCTGCACAG GGAGTAACAAGCACAGGTCAACCAGCCTTAAGTGGTATGGTAGCATTAGCGGAAGCAGCTGCTCAGAAGATGCAGGCCACACAAGGTTCCATCCCAACCACACCAACCAAAACATTTTTATCACCGCTTGCCGGATCCGGTCTCTCCATTGTCTCGCGTGCTCTCACAACCACAACGGGTGGTGTGACCACCATCACTTTACCGCAGGGAGTCAGGTTAGCAACGACACCTGCCAAACAGACCCAAGCAATGAGTTTACCATCAGGGGCTATGTTGAAGCCAGCTACAACTACACTGTCAGCGTTGAAGCCTATTATAACAGTACAGAAACCCGGGACCATCACATCACAAGCTTTACTTGGAGGCACAACAAAAACAGTCACGTTGGTAAAGAGTGCA ATGGGAGGTAAACCAGTGTTCACCACTCAGACAGCAGGTGGTACAGTATACACACTGAACCCAGGACAAGTAGGAGGCAAACCTGGTGCAGGCACCACCATAGTCAAGCTTGTCTCCACAGCAGGTGGTGTAGGACCCAGAGGAGCTACAACAGTTGTGTCTCCATCCACAAAGACCGGACAGCCAACCATACTTGGTATCAGCAGCATCACACAGCAAGGCAAGACCTTCATGAAAACCATTCCAGTCAGTTCAACCATGGCGAAAACGCTCACCACACAACAAGTAGTAGGATCCCCGGGGAGTACCAGCAAGCAGCCGACTATGATCACGGTAACCACCAAAATGGTGACCTCAACTACGGGTACACCAACAAAAATCATCACAGCATCTATGCCTAAGCCACAGATTGTGATCACAACACAACCTGGTTCACAAGGGACAATTGTATCGGGTGCTGTGAGAGGGTCGGTCGCAACAGCAGCTAAAACAGGAGCACCAATCACTATAATTAGAGCGGTCACTCCAGGATCGGGTCAGCTTGGTCAGGGTACCACTAAAACCATTCAAATTATCACTAAAGGTGACGGTAAACAGCAGACAAGTGCTAACATCCTTAAAGCACTGCAAAATACACCGGGCCTTAGTGGGGCCACTTCATTCACCATTACCACAACAACCAACACAGCTGGAGTCACAACAAAGTTAGTGACCATCCCTATATCGGCGACAAGGCCTG CGACAACGGTAGCCCAAATCGTGGCCAACACAGCAGCATTGAATAAGCCTGTAGTAGCTTCGATGCAGGGTATGGCATCAACGTCGCTGGTTTCAAGTGCAGCAGCAACACCTGTATCAAGCACACATATAACCAAGCCTGGGCAGATACTTACTCATGGTACAATAGCACCAGCTGCTGCTGGAGTTACACGGGTTGCACAAG TTGCAGTAACAAAACCAGCAGCACCAGTAACTACACTGGCAGCAACTACACTGGCAGCGGCAACAACAGCAACAGACGGCAAATGTACAGATGGACATAACTGTCCCGGGGACGAGGAGGACAAGACAAAAACAGTGTGCACGGATGGACATAATTGTCCTGGGGATGAGGAAGACAAGACAAAAACTGTGTGCACGGATGGACATATTTGTCCTGGGGATGACGAAGACAAGACAAAAACTGTGTGCACAGATGGACATAATTGTCCAGGAGATGAAAATGAGGCTACTACTACATCTACACAGG GAAAATGCACAGATGGTCATAACTGTCCAGGCGATGAAGACGAAACGACAGCAACCTCGTCAGGCCAAGGCAAATGTACAGACGGACACAACTGTCCCGGAGATGAGGAAGAGACACCCAAGACGACATGCACAGATGGGCACAACTGTCCGGGAGATGAAGAAGAAAAACCCAAGACGACGTGCACAGATGGGCACAACTGTCCGGGAGATGAAGAAGAAACACCCAAGGCGACATGCACAGACGGGCACAATTGTCCGGGAGATGAAGAAGAGAAATCATCCGGTGAAGGGAAATGCACGGACGGACACAACTGTCCGGGAGATGAGGACGAGGTGAAGACAAGTCAAGAAACGGGTAAATGTACGGACGGACACAACTGTCCAGGCGATGAAGATGAGCCAGCAACAACAAGTACCGCTACAACGGGAACAACGTCCACGTCCGGAGTTTGCACAGATGGACATAATTGTCCAGGAGATGAGAATGAcccagcagcagcaacaacaacaacagcagggCCTACTGACACCACAGCAACACCAAGCACAACAACAGCAACGGGTATAGAAACTGCTGCTACCACATCAACAG cTGCAGCAAGTGAAGGAAGTGAAAGTACAGAGGTGAAAAAGGAAGAAGCCACCACTGAGGTTAAAAAGGAAGAAGATGCCACGCCAATGGAAACAGAAAAACCAAGCGGTGGAGAACAAGCCACGCCCATGGATACAACGGAAGGAGCAGGTAAATCAGATGCAGTGCCTAATGGAGCAGAgttagcagcagcagcagcagcagcagccagGTTAGAAACACCCATGGACACAAGCGATGTAAAACCACCCACTACCTCAACTG GCGAGGTGGATAATAAGTCAATAGCCATGACTATAGCCTCATTAGCAAATTCAGGTATAGCAGCTAAGACTAACACAGTGGCTAATGGTTTAGGCCCACAAAATGTCATCAGGACGGCGGTCAAACCCAAGGAACAA GAGAACAAAGCTGGTAAAGTAGTGATCAAAAAGGAAGTGAATCAGTGGTACGACGTAGGCATCATCAAGCAGACACAGACAGTGGTTGGATTCTATCATTTACCATCAGAAGCTGCACAAAGGAATGAAGAT GACATTGACGTTGTAAGTGTTCCAGATCACAGTATCCTTAAGAAGCAGGATCTACAGCCAGGCACAGCGTACAAGTTCCGTGTTGCTGGTATTAATGCTTGCGGCAGGGGGCCATGGAGTGAGATTTCAGCTTTCAAGACGTGTTTACCTGGGTTCCCTGGTGCACCCTCCGCAATCAGGATAAGCAAG AGCACTGAAGGTGCACATCTGTCATGGGAACCTCCAACCAACACTGCCGGTGACATCCTGGAGTATTCCGTCTACTTAGCGGTGCGCAGCACACAAAGTGCCGCCACTGATCAGAAACCAGCAACCCCAGCACAACTGGCATTTGTCAGGGTGTACTGTGGACCAAATCCCTCCTGTGTTGTCAGCACCACTAGCTTAACCACAGCGCATATTGACTATAGCAGCAAACCTGCCATTATCTTCCGTATTGCTGCTCGCAACGATAAGGG GTATGGGCCAGCCACACAGGTGAGATGGCTTCAAGACAACCAAGCCTCATCCAAACTTGCTGCAGCTAAGAGAGCGGCAACAGGAGATAG TCAACCGGGTGCAGCTGTGAAGAAGTTCAAACAAGAAATGACACCACCAAAGACAAACTga